In Flavobacterium luteolum, the DNA window GTTTGGCACCAAAATAAAGCTTTAGGAAAGCCAAAAAATGCTGAAGAGGCTTTTGCAATGATAAAATCGATGTCTAATGCAACACATGAAGTAATTACTTCTGTTTGTTTTAAAACGGCAGACTCCTCTACTCTTCTACATGATATTACCAAAGTAACTTTTAATGATTTATCAGACGAAGCTATTCTATATTATATTGAAAACTACAAACCTTATGATAAAGCTGGCGCATACGGAATTCAGGAATGGTTTGGTTTTATGGCAGTTGCAAAAGTAGAAGGCTCTTATACCAATGTAATGGGACTTCCGACAGCCAAAGTTTACGAATTTTTGACTACATTAGTGTAAAAATTTATTTATGTTTTCTTTTAAAGAGTATAGCCGAGAAATAATCGCAACAATCATTCTTATTGGAGTTTTGATTGTATTACGTATAGTAATTGCTAAACTAATAAGGCGTTTTGCGGCTACAAGCCAATTATTTGAACATCGTACAAATCTGGTTATTAAGTATATTAATATTTTAATGAATATACTTCTTGTAACCATTTTGATCATAATCTGGGGAGTTCAGACAGAAGATATTTTTATTACTATTTCTTCTATTGCAACTGTAATTGGAGTTGCCATGTTTGCACAATGGTCTATTTTGAGCAATATTACTTCAGGAATGGTTCTGTTTTTCTCTTTTCCTTTTAGGATTGGAGACACCATTAAAATTCATGATAAAGATTTTCCTATTGAAGCTGAAATCGAAGACATTAATACCT includes these proteins:
- a CDS encoding Maf-like protein, which encodes MLKEKLKKYKIILASGSPRRQQFFKDLDLDFEIRLKDVEEIYPPELKAAEITDYLAVLKANAFEGELKENEILVTSDTIVWHQNKALGKPKNAEEAFAMIKSMSNATHEVITSVCFKTADSSTLLHDITKVTFNDLSDEAILYYIENYKPYDKAGAYGIQEWFGFMAVAKVEGSYTNVMGLPTAKVYEFLTTLV
- a CDS encoding mechanosensitive ion channel domain-containing protein, whose translation is MFSFKEYSREIIATIILIGVLIVLRIVIAKLIRRFAATSQLFEHRTNLVIKYINILMNILLVTILIIIWGVQTEDIFITISSIATVIGVAMFAQWSILSNITSGMVLFFSFPFRIGDTIKIHDKDFPIEAEIEDINTFHVSLKTKEGEKIVFPNNLLLQKGISIIPAKYEEREFFD